From the genome of Geminocystis herdmanii PCC 6308, one region includes:
- a CDS encoding DUF6444 domain-containing protein — translation MTPSGVKNFVVHQNQRIEQLEKELEELQKRQENLEEKVNSNSNNSNISPSTEIVKPEKKQKPKKTKRKRGGQKGHVGNHRELYPESECQRVEDHLPPTCKCCREKLSGTDDHPYRL, via the coding sequence TTGACTCCTTCTGGGGTGAAAAATTTTGTAGTGCATCAAAACCAGAGAATTGAACAACTAGAAAAAGAACTGGAAGAATTACAAAAAAGACAAGAAAATCTGGAAGAGAAAGTTAATAGTAATTCAAACAATTCAAACATTTCACCATCAACGGAAATTGTCAAACCAGAAAAGAAACAAAAACCCAAAAAAACAAAAAGAAAAAGAGGTGGACAAAAAGGTCATGTTGGAAATCACAGAGAATTATATCCCGAATCAGAATGCCAAAGGGTGGAAGACCACTTACCACCAACCTGTAAATGTTGTAGAGAGAAACTATCGGGAACAGACGACCATCCTTATCGACTTTGA
- a CDS encoding reverse transcriptase domain-containing protein, which produces MITLSTANLSLVKEFLENLKNKEAYQFPDYLQNIYSIIIDDYCKQNPKFKQDFNYRECVNKIYQSNAPNVNSDDKNHILEQFYCFFPTHYFKFLQSLVITELENIENNSTNILTWQSVTFIDIGCGAGAGSLALLTLIIEYQKFLVEKNKPISPIRIYLIGLDPSENMLLLYKEILDDLKNKFNDYLIDIKYDILKRAFPEGIDELIDRFKPLNSHSIFLGICNVIRPLWDCFNRGETPAQELIDQALNDQKFSNPEFGSAETRAIKSILEKWELDRLSLLSIATKDRYRWNLKLGLITQKFRKEISISNGKEIIETTVHYYNPISSFFEKNKDSYPSEYYYDYSTFTNESYQNNQQLHSVLNLENIELAWSRSRRYILHETFADEAEIKLFDDDIERKLDRLRQKILARQWMALNVEHTLFYNLPKNPNKSRPKTLPRIEEQILSASIIQSCPVNDLDLQNSYSHRLNDDRDEFLYYYWLDQWLKYIRETHKNAKDNSVFRSDVKGCYQHIKQKELLNNINKYLSTEKRITEILEKIIFRDFKNEVHEEEHTYGCGLSQGHIASGFWAEVYLAKIDRIFREPPQELSYLQQVNLARYADDMVITFDDNENSFDKIESDLKTQFKVIGLELSDEKTQRFPEDGQEYISETTLDKKLDQLSNKFRRLLLSIYNINDDFIKEYKNNREQFISDYYKLIKLIGINISRAWLQRNISQSYNERKTDLDFWQSFAQMMFKISQKIIKFTLDNIPKRLNIWAINHELKFTEFPIQSDGEHWLEEFKQKNKNWYSELIDFKKELINLWKENLSELDKDDLSLKEEKQAQRRLKFTAGRLCTLGLDDIADDLVKIIIEKPWLVPVHFLCRSLANLDRALELLEQIIESSLNSYVKSHAIRALADIKSPLPEKGIDLICEYIQSKDTSICEKLKASEVILFIKQLTDIKNKLSREKLQRLIEEEKDLYLIKNYILILGQVYGEETITDYLKQLQKQYFINYVNCLEDKCEDSQCHNLILIDAIQFVLCNLINNSNKNNLFSQDEPEILSKYYAKKYPVTEMETMTGSNSP; this is translated from the coding sequence ATGATAACTTTAAGTACTGCTAACCTAAGTTTAGTCAAGGAATTTTTAGAAAATTTAAAAAATAAAGAAGCATATCAATTTCCTGATTATTTACAAAATATTTACTCAATAATAATCGATGATTATTGTAAACAGAATCCCAAATTTAAACAAGATTTTAACTATAGAGAATGTGTGAACAAAATTTATCAATCCAATGCACCAAATGTAAACAGTGATGACAAAAATCATATCTTAGAACAATTTTATTGTTTTTTCCCCACACACTACTTTAAGTTTTTACAGTCTTTAGTGATAACAGAACTAGAGAATATAGAAAATAATAGTACAAATATTTTAACATGGCAATCTGTGACATTCATCGATATTGGCTGTGGTGCAGGGGCTGGTAGTTTAGCGTTATTAACATTAATCATCGAATATCAAAAGTTTTTAGTCGAAAAAAATAAACCTATTTCTCCCATTAGGATTTATTTAATTGGTTTAGATCCTAGTGAAAATATGCTTTTATTATATAAAGAAATTTTAGACGATTTAAAAAATAAATTTAATGATTATTTAATTGATATAAAATATGATATTTTAAAGAGAGCTTTCCCTGAAGGAATTGACGAGTTAATCGATAGATTTAAACCACTAAATAGTCACTCTATTTTTCTCGGAATATGTAACGTTATTCGCCCTTTATGGGATTGTTTTAACAGGGGAGAGACTCCTGCACAGGAATTAATAGATCAAGCACTTAATGATCAAAAATTTAGTAATCCTGAGTTTGGTTCAGCAGAAACTAGAGCAATAAAATCGATTTTAGAAAAATGGGAATTAGATCGACTAAGTTTATTAAGTATTGCTACAAAAGATCGTTACAGATGGAATCTAAAATTAGGCTTAATAACTCAAAAATTCAGAAAAGAAATATCAATTTCTAATGGAAAAGAAATAATTGAGACAACGGTTCATTACTATAATCCCATAAGTTCCTTTTTTGAAAAAAATAAAGATTCTTATCCATCTGAATATTACTACGATTATTCTACTTTTACTAATGAATCTTATCAAAATAATCAACAATTACATTCTGTATTAAACTTAGAAAATATTGAATTAGCATGGTCACGCTCTCGCCGTTACATTCTCCATGAAACCTTTGCCGATGAAGCAGAAATCAAATTATTTGACGATGACATTGAAAGAAAATTGGATAGATTACGTCAAAAAATACTAGCTAGACAATGGATGGCTTTGAATGTTGAGCATACTTTATTTTATAATTTACCAAAAAATCCAAATAAATCTCGTCCTAAAACATTACCAAGAATAGAAGAACAAATCCTATCAGCTAGTATTATTCAATCTTGTCCAGTTAATGATTTAGATTTACAAAATAGTTATAGCCATCGTTTAAACGATGATCGAGATGAATTTTTATATTATTACTGGTTAGATCAATGGCTAAAATATATCAGAGAAACCCATAAAAATGCTAAAGATAATAGTGTCTTTCGTTCTGATGTTAAAGGATGTTATCAACATATTAAACAAAAAGAATTACTAAACAATATTAATAAGTATTTGTCCACTGAAAAAAGAATAACAGAAATTTTAGAAAAAATTATATTCAGAGATTTTAAGAATGAAGTTCATGAAGAAGAACATACTTATGGCTGTGGTTTATCGCAAGGACATATTGCTTCAGGTTTTTGGGCTGAAGTTTATTTAGCAAAAATAGATCGAATTTTTAGAGAACCACCACAAGAATTAAGCTATTTACAACAAGTAAACTTAGCCCGTTATGCTGACGATATGGTAATTACATTTGATGATAATGAAAATAGTTTTGATAAAATCGAGTCCGACTTGAAAACTCAGTTCAAGGTAATAGGATTAGAATTATCTGATGAAAAAACTCAAAGATTTCCAGAAGATGGACAAGAATATATTAGCGAGACAACTTTAGATAAAAAATTGGATCAATTAAGCAACAAATTCAGAAGATTATTATTATCTATTTATAATATTAATGATGATTTTATTAAAGAATATAAAAATAATCGTGAACAATTTATCTCGGATTACTATAAGCTCATAAAACTGATTGGTATTAATATTTCAAGAGCATGGTTGCAAAGAAATATATCTCAATCTTATAACGAAAGAAAAACAGATTTAGACTTCTGGCAATCATTCGCTCAAATGATGTTTAAAATATCACAAAAAATTATCAAATTTACATTAGACAATATACCTAAACGCCTAAATATTTGGGCAATAAATCACGAATTAAAGTTTACTGAATTTCCGATACAGTCAGATGGCGAACATTGGTTAGAAGAATTTAAACAGAAAAATAAAAACTGGTATTCAGAACTAATTGATTTCAAAAAAGAATTAATTAATTTGTGGAAAGAAAATTTATCTGAACTAGATAAAGATGATTTATCCTTAAAAGAAGAAAAACAAGCTCAACGTCGTTTAAAATTTACTGCAGGACGTTTATGTACTTTAGGATTAGATGATATAGCTGATGATTTAGTGAAAATTATTATTGAAAAACCTTGGTTAGTACCTGTACATTTCTTATGTCGGAGTTTAGCTAATTTAGATCGTGCTTTGGAACTTTTAGAGCAAATTATTGAGAGTAGTCTAAATTCTTACGTTAAATCTCATGCTATTCGTGCTTTAGCTGATATTAAATCACCTCTACCAGAAAAAGGTATTGACTTAATATGTGAGTATATTCAATCAAAAGATACATCTATCTGTGAAAAATTGAAAGCATCGGAAGTGATTTTATTTATTAAACAATTAACTGATATTAAAAATAAATTAAGTCGAGAAAAATTACAACGATTAATTGAGGAAGAAAAAGATTTATATTTAATCAAAAATTATATTTTAATCTTGGGTCAAGTTTATGGAGAAGAAACTATTACCGATTATTTAAAACAACTGCAAAAGCAATATTTTATTAATTATGTAAACTGCTTAGAAGATAAATGTGAAGATTCTCAATGTCATAATTTAATTCTAATTGACGCTATACAGTTTGTTTTGTGTAATCTAATAAATAATTCAAATAAAAATAATTTATTTAGTCAAGATGAACCCGAAATATTATCAAAATATTATGCTAAGAAATATCCTGTTACAGAAATGGAAACTATGACTGGCTCAAATTCTCCATAA
- a CDS encoding carbohydrate ABC transporter permease: protein MKITRKLTPYLFLIPALIILSIIVFYPALQAFSLSFTKFGYDLTQPPEWVGLENFKRLAEDKLFRQTLINTLIYLLGVVPPLVFLSLILAIVVNQKLRGINWFRTAYYTPVVVSMVVAGLAWKAIYWSNGILNQFWFSLGFKDGIPWLTSPDFAIWSVMVVTIWKGLGYYMVIYLAGLQGISPELYEAASIEGSDGWKKHWDITIPLMKPYIFLVAVISALSATKVFEEIYLLTQGGPRNATKTVVYYLYEKAFKDLDFNYASTMGLVLFTFILVLSIVNLSLSRKVS from the coding sequence ATGAAAATTACTAGAAAACTGACTCCGTATCTATTCTTAATTCCAGCTTTAATTATTCTCTCCATCATTGTTTTTTATCCTGCCCTACAAGCCTTTTCTTTGAGTTTTACCAAGTTTGGCTACGATTTAACCCAGCCTCCTGAATGGGTAGGGTTAGAAAATTTTAAACGTCTGGCTGAAGATAAATTATTCCGTCAAACCCTGATAAATACTTTAATTTATCTCCTAGGAGTTGTACCCCCTTTAGTTTTTCTCTCCTTGATATTAGCTATTGTTGTCAATCAAAAATTGCGAGGAATTAACTGGTTTCGTACCGCTTACTATACTCCTGTAGTGGTTTCTATGGTAGTGGCTGGTTTAGCATGGAAGGCGATTTATTGGTCAAATGGCATTTTAAACCAATTTTGGTTTAGTCTAGGTTTTAAGGATGGTATTCCTTGGCTAACGAGTCCAGATTTTGCCATCTGGAGTGTGATGGTTGTCACCATTTGGAAAGGGTTAGGGTATTACATGGTTATCTATTTAGCAGGATTACAAGGTATATCTCCTGAATTGTATGAGGCGGCTTCGATCGAAGGTTCAGATGGTTGGAAGAAACACTGGGATATTACAATTCCTTTAATGAAACCTTATATTTTTTTAGTGGCGGTTATTTCGGCTTTAAGTGCCACTAAAGTATTTGAAGAAATATATTTGTTAACTCAAGGAGGCCCTCGTAATGCGACAAAAACTGTAGTTTATTATCTTTACGAAAAAGCCTTTAAAGATTTAGATTTTAACTATGCTTCTACTATGGGTTTAGTACTTTTTACCTTTATTTTAGTCCTTTCGATCGTCAATTTATCTTTATCTCGTAAAGTGAGTTAA
- a CDS encoding MBL fold metallo-hydrolase, translated as MINRRDWIRLTGTGVLTTLLTTKYSQGKKAMASPKQVSIEWLGHSAFLFSNPQIRILANPFTPLGCTAKYQAPKPIVDLVMISSRLLDEGSASGLPNNPQLMVEPGVYNVNNIEFQGIKTLHDREGGRRFGDNIVWKWTQGGVKLLHLGGIASPISIEQKILMGTPDIIFIPVGGGAKAYNAEEAMKAIEILNPRMVIPTQYLTNATEANVCELQGVQRFVDLAKEANFNINIIKGNRITVRPEDFPSEGTLVRVFDGSNLIIN; from the coding sequence ATGATTAATCGTCGTGACTGGATTCGCTTAACTGGTACAGGAGTATTAACTACTCTTTTAACCACTAAATACTCTCAAGGAAAAAAAGCGATGGCATCTCCTAAGCAAGTCAGTATAGAATGGTTAGGTCATAGTGCCTTTCTGTTTTCCAATCCCCAAATTAGAATTTTAGCTAATCCTTTTACTCCCTTGGGTTGTACTGCTAAATATCAAGCACCTAAACCCATAGTCGATTTAGTTATGATTAGCAGTAGATTACTTGATGAAGGTTCGGCTTCGGGTTTACCCAATAATCCTCAATTAATGGTTGAACCGGGGGTGTATAATGTAAATAATATTGAATTTCAAGGGATTAAAACCCTGCACGATCGAGAAGGCGGTAGAAGATTCGGTGATAATATAGTGTGGAAATGGACTCAAGGAGGGGTAAAATTATTACACTTAGGCGGTATTGCCTCCCCTATTTCCATCGAACAAAAAATCTTAATGGGTACACCTGACATCATTTTTATTCCCGTAGGAGGAGGTGCAAAGGCTTATAACGCAGAAGAAGCCATGAAAGCGATCGAAATTTTAAACCCTAGAATGGTAATTCCCACTCAATATTTAACCAACGCCACGGAAGCAAATGTTTGTGAATTACAAGGAGTACAAAGATTTGTTGACTTAGCCAAAGAAGCAAATTTTAATATCAACATAATAAAAGGTAATCGTATCACCGTGCGCCCTGAAGATTTCCCATCAGAAGGTACTTTAGTTCGAGTTTTTGATGGCAGTAATCTCATAATTAATTGA